A region of Ignatzschineria larvae DSM 13226 DNA encodes the following proteins:
- a CDS encoding AmpG family muropeptide MFS transporter, producing MKYQNWVSCFMRYFSKQNLSVALLGFSSGLPILMTLSTLTYWLSTLNIEKGTIGLASLLGLPYLLKFLWAPLLDIFHLPILGKLGRRKGWIIFFQILIALIFVVLAWIDPLESPYLLGFMIFLLAFASASQDIVVDAYRIDYLDKENQAYGASGYLFMYRIAMLFMGAGVLMLSDSYSWSFIFQMIAILVGIIIVLTLMIPEPKSEKATEIVAIDNETASEALLRVLNRFIEGFVHFFQRERAPWFLLLVVCYKLPDAVSGVMVTNFYYESGFTGTQIGLVTKVYGLIATLVGAFLAGTIINQLGLYKSLIISAILIGITNLGYLLIIIYPGSTTMLTVAISAENFISGFSSALFIMFLGLLCDRNASATQYALLSALAAFGLRILGGASGFMVEGLGWTDFFIMTAVLFIPSLILIIMLRSQIQRLKAPE from the coding sequence ATGAAGTATCAAAATTGGGTGAGTTGTTTTATGCGTTATTTCTCAAAACAGAATCTATCCGTAGCACTGTTAGGTTTCTCATCGGGATTGCCGATTTTAATGACACTTTCAACGCTCACCTATTGGCTCTCAACACTCAATATTGAGAAGGGGACTATTGGGCTTGCTTCTCTTTTGGGTTTACCTTATCTTCTGAAGTTCCTATGGGCACCTTTATTGGATATTTTTCATCTGCCTATATTAGGAAAATTAGGCAGAAGAAAAGGCTGGATTATCTTTTTTCAGATTCTCATTGCGTTGATCTTTGTAGTACTAGCTTGGATTGATCCTTTGGAAAGCCCTTATCTTTTAGGGTTTATGATCTTTCTGTTAGCGTTTGCTTCGGCAAGCCAAGATATTGTTGTAGATGCTTACCGTATCGATTATCTTGATAAAGAGAATCAAGCGTATGGAGCAAGTGGTTATCTCTTTATGTATCGTATTGCGATGCTCTTTATGGGGGCCGGCGTTCTGATGCTATCTGACAGTTATAGTTGGTCTTTTATTTTTCAGATGATTGCTATTTTAGTGGGGATTATTATTGTATTAACGTTGATGATCCCAGAACCAAAATCAGAAAAGGCAACAGAAATCGTTGCAATAGACAATGAGACTGCTTCGGAAGCCTTGCTGCGAGTTTTAAATCGATTTATCGAAGGGTTTGTCCACTTTTTTCAGCGGGAAAGAGCACCTTGGTTTCTATTATTGGTGGTATGTTACAAATTGCCGGATGCTGTTTCTGGAGTTATGGTCACCAACTTTTACTATGAATCAGGATTTACCGGCACTCAAATTGGATTAGTCACAAAAGTATATGGCTTAATCGCTACATTGGTGGGCGCATTTTTAGCAGGTACGATTATCAATCAATTAGGCCTCTATAAGAGCCTTATTATTTCGGCTATTCTGATTGGCATCACCAATTTAGGCTATCTTCTGATTATTATTTATCCCGGTAGTACGACAATGCTGACGGTTGCCATTAGTGCGGAGAATTTCATTTCAGGATTCTCAAGTGCGCTCTTTATTATGTTTTTAGGGCTACTTTGTGATCGAAATGCTTCAGCAACACAATATGCGCTATTAAGTGCTTTAGCGGCTTTCGGGCTCCGAATTTTAGGTGGTGCTTCAGGGTTTATGGTGGAAGGACTTGGATGGACTGATTTCTTTATTATGACGGCAGTATTATTTATCCCTAGTTTAATTTTGATTATCATGCTCCGATCTCAAATTCAGAGATTGAAAGCGCCAGAATAG
- the mgtE gene encoding magnesium transporter — MAPQHVAKRPQHFAEETVGSLMDFDFICVPESYTVGETFKYLRKNVHGKANIHYSYVIDPLGVLVGVLSLRQLLGAEEDQVLQDIMSPATLRLDYELDQEQAAKIFQDSDLVTLPVVDSNGRMIGVLHVDEMMDVMQQEATEDIHKMASISVDDDEEDKGLLESSFGWLYKKRIGWLVILVFVNLLSGAGIASYEDLLGKYLHIVFFLPLLIASGGNAGSQSTTLVIRAMAVGDVTVKDWFKVISKEALVSFALGLTMAVAISLIGYYRGNAYHVGAETAMIVAIAMVVVVMFGSLLGAILPFVFRLFKLDPATASTPLITSICDIAGVFIYLGTASLFLVFD; from the coding sequence ATGGCGCCACAACATGTTGCAAAACGCCCACAACACTTTGCCGAAGAAACCGTTGGTTCTTTGATGGACTTTGATTTTATCTGCGTTCCAGAGAGCTATACCGTAGGAGAAACTTTCAAATATCTGAGGAAGAATGTTCATGGTAAGGCCAATATTCACTATAGTTATGTGATTGATCCATTGGGTGTCTTAGTGGGCGTGCTCTCTTTGCGTCAATTATTAGGGGCGGAAGAAGATCAGGTTTTACAAGACATTATGTCACCGGCAACTTTACGTCTTGATTATGAATTAGACCAAGAGCAAGCAGCGAAAATCTTTCAAGATAGTGATCTTGTCACACTTCCTGTGGTTGATAGTAATGGCCGAATGATTGGGGTGCTCCATGTTGATGAGATGATGGATGTTATGCAGCAAGAAGCTACTGAAGATATTCATAAAATGGCTTCAATCTCGGTAGATGACGATGAAGAGGATAAGGGATTATTAGAATCTTCTTTTGGTTGGCTCTATAAAAAACGTATTGGTTGGCTCGTAATTCTTGTGTTTGTGAATCTCTTATCCGGTGCCGGAATTGCAAGTTATGAAGATCTTTTAGGAAAATATCTACATATCGTCTTCTTCCTACCACTTCTCATTGCAAGTGGTGGAAATGCAGGATCGCAATCGACAACGCTCGTGATTCGGGCAATGGCTGTCGGTGATGTGACGGTCAAAGATTGGTTTAAGGTAATTAGTAAAGAAGCGCTGGTCTCTTTTGCATTAGGTTTAACGATGGCAGTGGCGATCTCTTTAATTGGTTATTATCGAGGAAATGCTTATCATGTCGGTGCAGAAACAGCGATGATTGTTGCGATTGCGATGGTGGTGGTTGTGATGTTTGGAAGTTTACTAGGTGCAATTCTTCCTTTTGTTTTCCGTCTCTTCAAACTCGATCCTGCAACTGCGAGTACTCCATTGATTACTTCAATTTGTGATATTGCAGGTGTCTTTATCTATCTCGGTACTGCAAGCCTTTTTTTAGTGTTTGATTAG
- a CDS encoding bifunctional metallophosphatase/5'-nucleotidase, translating to MMILPLINMGRARRSVSRQAILLKAILWLLLIVMLIPIASFAEETEGQIKKVYILHTNDTHARVIGDDVPAKDGKPLDHGLIGYARYKGAINAFKERYPEQVLILDAGDTIHGTNFATLSKGQSVIRLLNEIGLDAMTLGNHEFNYGQEALKAAIAEAQFPVLAANVLNSEDQQPVFESSTILEVNGLKIGVIGLATPETKVKSSPKNTEGLDFVNPAMIAAKEVEELKGQNVDVIVVLSHLGMDDESEITSYSVLDQVADIDLLIDGHSHTLLPKGERYKDTMIASTGNYLENIGLVTLTFTNDQLTDLTAETIDFVHAMQYPVDEEISNAIDAINQENARVTAVEVGTLLNDLNGERENVRGKETDLGQLLADSMLWATDADIALTNGGGIRASIPAGKVTYGDFLTVFPFGGLVTVIEVSGQDIQDALNHGVDAYPAVAGKFPQVAGLTYQLIAPNGDQLEKAHVTNIMIQGKPLDLNATYRLATNDFMAIGGDGYEMFKGKPQLLLQGLMVDILIDYIKTQLMNEQGEFQFQMEAPRLILVE from the coding sequence ATGATGATATTACCTCTTATCAATATGGGGCGTGCACGACGTTCGGTATCGAGGCAAGCAATATTACTAAAGGCAATATTATGGTTATTGCTGATTGTGATGTTAATTCCTATCGCTTCTTTTGCTGAAGAAACAGAAGGTCAGATTAAAAAGGTTTATATCTTACATACTAATGATACCCATGCGCGAGTGATTGGTGATGACGTTCCTGCTAAAGATGGGAAACCGCTTGATCATGGCTTAATCGGTTATGCTCGTTACAAAGGCGCGATTAATGCTTTTAAAGAGCGTTATCCTGAGCAAGTATTAATTTTGGATGCCGGTGATACCATTCATGGAACTAATTTTGCCACTTTATCGAAGGGGCAGAGTGTGATTCGTCTTTTAAATGAGATAGGTTTAGATGCGATGACGCTTGGCAATCATGAGTTTAATTATGGGCAAGAGGCTTTAAAAGCAGCTATTGCAGAAGCACAATTCCCTGTATTAGCGGCGAATGTCCTTAATAGTGAAGATCAACAGCCGGTATTTGAAAGTAGCACAATTTTAGAAGTCAATGGTTTAAAAATTGGGGTGATCGGTTTAGCGACACCTGAAACTAAGGTGAAATCATCCCCTAAAAATACCGAGGGTTTAGATTTTGTTAATCCTGCAATGATTGCTGCAAAAGAAGTTGAGGAATTGAAAGGGCAAAATGTTGATGTGATCGTTGTATTAAGTCATTTAGGAATGGATGATGAATCAGAAATTACCTCTTATTCAGTGCTTGATCAGGTAGCGGATATCGATCTTTTAATTGATGGTCATAGCCATACGCTGCTACCGAAAGGAGAGCGTTATAAAGATACAATGATTGCCTCAACAGGGAATTACCTTGAAAATATTGGGCTTGTAACTTTGACATTTACCAATGATCAATTAACTGATCTCACGGCAGAAACAATCGATTTTGTGCATGCAATGCAGTACCCGGTAGATGAGGAAATTAGTAATGCAATTGACGCCATTAATCAAGAGAATGCGCGTGTGACTGCAGTTGAGGTAGGCACATTACTCAATGATCTGAATGGCGAACGGGAAAATGTTCGAGGTAAAGAGACAGACTTGGGGCAGTTATTAGCAGATTCAATGCTTTGGGCAACAGATGCCGATATTGCATTGACTAACGGCGGGGGGATTCGAGCCTCTATTCCGGCGGGTAAGGTGACTTATGGTGATTTCTTAACGGTGTTCCCATTTGGCGGTTTAGTGACTGTCATTGAGGTGAGTGGTCAAGATATTCAGGATGCCTTAAATCATGGTGTGGATGCCTATCCGGCAGTTGCCGGTAAATTCCCGCAAGTGGCAGGTTTAACTTATCAACTTATCGCACCTAACGGGGATCAACTTGAAAAAGCGCATGTTACCAATATCATGATTCAAGGAAAGCCACTTGATCTTAATGCGACTTATCGTTTAGCAACCAATGATTTTATGGCCATTGGTGGAGATGGTTATGAGATGTTTAAAGGGAAGCCACAATTATTACTTCAAGGTTTAATGGTGGATATTTTGATTGATTATATCAAAACACAATTGATGAATGAGCAGGGTGAATTTCAATTTCAAATGGAAGCACCCAGATTAATCCTTGTAGAGTAG
- the trkA gene encoding Trk system potassium transporter TrkA: MIALSKIQVKDLMKILILGAGQVGSTVAHVLSKEAQNDITIIDNQYAPLAALKERYDIRTIRGNAASPLLLKEAGAESMDVLIAVTSSDEVNIVASQIAHTVFGIKLKVARVRSQDYLRAGDLFGNKLDSTFHIDVVISPETLITNYIKNIIELPGALDVLRFAKGEALIVSMGVEKDSQLFGRRFSKIKRRTRHLNINYVAIYREGCEFIPEEDTVLEEDDEVYFLCARSDAREVIELFQSKQRIAKRVTIAGGGNIGAALAEALESFAHVKLIEASAERANALASKLNRSLILHGDCTDEALLFEENIENTDLFCALTNDDQTNIMAAMLAKRLGAKFTMSLINRSSYLEMIEDESNIDLAFSPQQVTLSTLLTYIRKGDIVQVYSLRSGESEAMEIIAHGNAETSKIVGKSLEGIRWPEDVVVAGLIRRGKVMKIEPSMFIEQNDHLILFITDKESIPEVEDLFELRK, from the coding sequence ATGATTGCACTATCTAAAATTCAAGTAAAAGATCTCATGAAAATTCTAATTTTAGGCGCAGGTCAAGTGGGTTCAACTGTTGCGCATGTACTCTCAAAAGAGGCACAAAATGATATCACTATCATTGATAATCAATATGCACCATTAGCAGCTCTCAAAGAACGCTATGATATTCGCACTATCCGTGGCAATGCCGCTTCCCCTCTTCTTCTTAAAGAAGCGGGCGCCGAGAGTATGGATGTTTTGATCGCAGTGACCTCAAGTGATGAGGTGAATATTGTCGCCTCACAAATTGCGCACACGGTATTTGGTATCAAGCTCAAAGTTGCCCGTGTCCGCTCACAAGATTACTTACGCGCGGGCGATCTTTTTGGCAATAAACTTGACTCTACATTCCATATCGATGTGGTCATTAGCCCCGAAACGCTCATCACCAACTATATTAAAAATATCATTGAACTCCCCGGCGCACTCGATGTCCTTCGTTTTGCTAAAGGGGAAGCCTTAATTGTCTCAATGGGAGTGGAGAAAGATTCACAGCTCTTTGGGCGTCGTTTCTCTAAGATTAAACGCCGAACACGTCATCTTAATATCAACTATGTTGCGATCTACCGCGAGGGTTGTGAATTTATTCCTGAAGAAGATACTGTTCTAGAGGAAGATGATGAGGTCTATTTCCTCTGTGCTCGCTCTGATGCTCGGGAAGTGATTGAACTCTTCCAATCAAAGCAGCGGATCGCTAAACGGGTCACGATTGCCGGCGGTGGCAATATTGGCGCAGCACTCGCAGAAGCGCTAGAATCATTTGCCCATGTTAAGCTCATTGAAGCGAGCGCTGAACGTGCCAATGCACTCGCCTCTAAACTGAATCGAAGCTTAATTTTGCATGGCGATTGTACTGATGAGGCACTTCTCTTTGAAGAGAATATTGAAAATACTGATCTCTTCTGCGCACTGACTAATGATGATCAAACCAATATTATGGCGGCAATGCTTGCTAAGCGATTAGGGGCTAAATTCACCATGTCGCTCATCAATCGCTCCTCTTACCTTGAGATGATTGAAGATGAGTCTAATATTGATCTTGCATTTTCCCCACAACAGGTAACATTAAGCACCCTACTTACCTATATTAGAAAAGGGGATATCGTTCAGGTATACTCTTTAAGATCGGGTGAATCAGAAGCTATGGAAATTATTGCCCATGGTAATGCAGAGACTTCTAAAATCGTCGGCAAATCCTTAGAAGGCATTCGCTGGCCCGAAGATGTGGTTGTCGCCGGCCTTATCCGTCGTGGTAAAGTGATGAAGATTGAACCGTCTATGTTTATTGAACAGAACGATCATCTGATTTTATTTATCACCGATAAAGAGAGTATTCCTGAAGTGGAAGATCTTTTTGAGCTTAGAAAATAA
- a CDS encoding argininosuccinate synthase → MDKINKVVLAYSGGLDTSVILKWLQDEYNCEVVTFTADIGQGEEVEPAREKAKALGVKEIYIDDLREEFARDFIFPMFRANAIYEGEYLLGTSIARPLIAKRLVEIANETNADAISHGATGKGNDQVRFELGAYALKPGIKVIAPWREWDLMSREKLLDYAEKNNIQIDRGGKKSPYSMDANLLHISYEGLVLEDPWTEPEADMWRWTVSPEAAPDKPTYVELTYRHGDIVAIDGVETSPANVMAKLNKLAGENGVGRVDIVENRYVGMKARGCYETPAGTVMLKAHRAIESITLDREVAHLKDELMPKYASLIYNGYWWSPERKMLQTMIDESQKFVNGVVRVKLYKGNVIIVGRKSDDSLFDENIATFEDDGGAYDQKDAGGFIKLNALRLRIAASKNRHF, encoded by the coding sequence ATGGACAAAATCAATAAAGTCGTGCTCGCCTACTCAGGCGGATTAGATACCTCTGTGATCCTTAAATGGTTACAAGATGAGTATAACTGTGAAGTGGTCACCTTTACCGCAGATATCGGCCAAGGTGAAGAAGTTGAGCCTGCACGTGAAAAAGCTAAAGCTTTAGGTGTAAAAGAGATCTATATTGATGATTTACGTGAAGAATTTGCCCGCGACTTTATTTTCCCAATGTTTCGTGCAAATGCGATCTATGAAGGTGAATATCTTCTTGGTACCTCTATTGCGCGCCCATTAATTGCAAAACGCCTTGTTGAAATCGCCAATGAAACCAATGCAGATGCGATCTCTCATGGCGCAACAGGTAAAGGAAATGACCAAGTCCGTTTTGAGCTGGGTGCTTATGCACTTAAACCAGGCATTAAAGTTATTGCTCCTTGGCGTGAATGGGACTTAATGTCTCGTGAAAAACTCCTCGATTATGCGGAGAAAAATAATATCCAAATCGATCGCGGTGGTAAAAAATCTCCTTACTCAATGGATGCAAACTTACTCCATATCTCTTATGAAGGTTTAGTATTAGAAGATCCTTGGACAGAGCCTGAAGCTGATATGTGGCGTTGGACTGTCTCCCCTGAAGCGGCACCTGATAAACCCACCTATGTTGAATTAACTTATCGTCATGGGGATATTGTTGCTATTGATGGCGTTGAAACCTCTCCTGCGAATGTGATGGCAAAACTCAATAAACTCGCAGGCGAAAATGGTGTAGGTCGTGTGGATATCGTTGAAAACCGTTATGTGGGCATGAAAGCACGCGGTTGTTACGAAACACCTGCCGGTACTGTAATGTTAAAAGCGCACCGTGCTATTGAATCAATTACACTTGATCGGGAAGTCGCTCATCTTAAAGATGAATTAATGCCCAAATATGCAAGCTTGATCTATAACGGTTATTGGTGGTCACCTGAGCGTAAAATGCTTCAAACGATGATCGATGAATCACAAAAATTCGTCAATGGTGTTGTCCGTGTAAAACTCTATAAAGGTAATGTGATCATTGTAGGCCGTAAATCAGATGATTCCCTCTTCGACGAAAATATCGCAACCTTCGAAGATGATGGTGGCGCATACGATCAAAAAGATGCTGGCGGCTTTATCAAATTAAATGCTCTTCGCTTACGTATTGCCGCAAGTAAAAATAGACATTTTTAA